A region of the Fusobacteria bacterium ZRK30 genome:
TTTCTCAATTTTTTACCCAATGCAGTTAAGAATATATATGTGATTCTTCTGTCTTTTATATCTTTTTTACGCTGAACATATCCTTCTTTTTCCATTCTGTCAATTAGTCTTACTATTGTAGATTTTTTAATATTCATTTTTTCAGCTAACTCACTCTGATTAATATATTCAGATGTACCTAAAAAATATAAAGCTATCCACTGTACCCGGGTCACATCATAAGAGTTTAATTTAGCATTAAAAACATC
Encoded here:
- a CDS encoding MarR family transcriptional regulator is translated as MFKLDDCVGFITNNTSKRIADVFNAKLNSYDVTRVQWIALYFLGTSEYINQSELAEKMNIKKSTIVRLIDRMEKEGYVQRKKDIKDRRITYIFLTALGKKLRKKLLPFGKEFSDLISKDISDEDMRIFKNVLNKLVENAELNK